One genomic segment of Gemmatimonadota bacterium includes these proteins:
- a CDS encoding methylmalonyl-CoA mutase, giving the protein MSDPAKPADEKLSPSGIPIAPVYRPSEGPVPAALGEPGAFPFTRGVQPTMYRGRFWTMRQYAGFGTAQETNARFKLLLEAGQTGLSTAFDLPTQMGLDSDSPRSLGEVGRVGVAIDSVEDLHALLDGIPLDKVSTSMTINATAAVLLAMYVVVAEERGIPRAKLSGTIQNDILKEYIARGTYVFPPEPSLALIAETFRFCAAEVPSFNPISISGYHIREAGATAVQELAFTFANALTYVQRAIDAGLKVDEFAPRLSFFFACHNDLFEEVAKFRAARRMWATLMRERFGASDTSCKLRFHTQTGGVTLQAQQPLNNVVRVAVQTLAATLGGTQSLHTNGYDEALALPTAEAATLALRTQQVVAYESGVAQTVDPLAGSYYVEALTDELERRALALLGQVEALGGSSAAIEAGFFQEEIGRSAYEYQLSVESGATVIVGVNRFGDGEAPPIIPAPDFKTLEKGQRARLAAVRASRDASAVGSALAAIRAAAPAYAVPGTSRAPLMPLVIDAVRARATVGEISDLLRAAWGEYRPG; this is encoded by the coding sequence ATGAGCGACCCAGCCAAGCCCGCCGACGAGAAGCTCTCCCCGTCCGGCATCCCGATCGCCCCGGTGTACCGTCCGTCCGAAGGCCCCGTGCCCGCCGCGCTCGGCGAGCCCGGGGCGTTCCCGTTCACGCGCGGCGTCCAGCCGACGATGTATCGCGGCCGCTTCTGGACGATGCGCCAGTACGCCGGGTTCGGGACCGCGCAGGAGACGAATGCGCGCTTCAAGTTGCTGCTCGAGGCGGGGCAGACGGGCCTCTCCACCGCGTTCGACCTCCCGACGCAGATGGGGCTCGACTCCGATTCGCCGCGTTCGCTGGGCGAGGTCGGGCGGGTGGGTGTCGCGATCGACTCGGTCGAGGACCTGCACGCGCTGCTCGACGGGATCCCCCTCGACAAGGTCAGCACGTCGATGACGATCAACGCGACGGCCGCCGTGCTGCTCGCCATGTACGTCGTCGTCGCGGAGGAGCGCGGGATCCCGCGCGCCAAGCTGAGCGGCACCATCCAGAACGACATCCTCAAGGAGTACATCGCGCGCGGGACGTATGTCTTCCCGCCGGAGCCGTCGCTCGCGCTCATCGCGGAGACGTTCCGGTTCTGCGCTGCCGAGGTGCCGAGTTTCAATCCGATCTCGATCTCCGGGTACCACATCCGCGAGGCCGGGGCGACGGCGGTGCAGGAACTCGCCTTCACCTTCGCCAACGCGCTCACATACGTGCAGCGCGCCATCGACGCCGGGCTCAAGGTGGACGAGTTCGCGCCGCGGCTCAGCTTCTTCTTCGCCTGCCACAACGACCTCTTCGAGGAGGTCGCGAAGTTCCGCGCCGCGCGCCGGATGTGGGCGACGCTGATGCGCGAACGGTTCGGCGCGAGCGACACGAGCTGCAAGCTCCGCTTCCACACGCAGACCGGCGGTGTGACGCTCCAGGCGCAGCAGCCGCTCAACAACGTCGTGCGGGTGGCGGTGCAGACACTGGCCGCGACGCTCGGCGGCACCCAGTCCTTGCACACCAATGGCTACGACGAGGCGCTCGCGCTCCCGACCGCCGAGGCGGCGACGCTCGCGCTTCGCACGCAGCAGGTGGTCGCGTACGAGAGCGGAGTGGCGCAGACGGTGGACCCGCTCGCCGGGTCGTACTACGTGGAGGCGCTCACCGACGAGCTCGAGCGGCGCGCGCTCGCGCTCCTCGGCCAGGTCGAGGCGCTCGGCGGCTCCTCGGCGGCGATCGAGGCGGGATTCTTCCAGGAGGAGATCGGTCGCTCCGCCTATGAGTACCAGCTGAGCGTCGAATCGGGCGCGACGGTGATCGTCGGCGTCAACCGCTTCGGCGACGGCGAGGCGCCGCCGATCATCCCCGCGCCGGATTTCAAGACGCTCGAGAAGGGGCAGCGCGCACGACTCGCGGCGGTCCGTGCCTCCCGCGATGCGTCAGCGGTCGGATCCGCGCTCGCGGCGATCCGTGCCGCCGCGCCGGCGTATGCGGTGCCGGGCACCTCCCGCGCCCCGCTCATGCCGCTCGTGATCGACGCCGTGCGCGCGCGGGCGACGGTGGGGGAGATCAGCGATCTGCTGCGCGCCGCGTGGGGAGAGTACCGCCCCGGCTGA
- a CDS encoding zinc ribbon domain-containing protein has product MPTYEYRCPDGHDFEKFTQKISNAQSELPCPTCGKVAPRRMSAGGGLLFKGSGFYITDYGKDGKKDQRAATKTEGAASPPTPAATTSATASTPAPAAAPAPSSSKPGSDA; this is encoded by the coding sequence ATGCCGACCTACGAGTACCGCTGCCCCGACGGGCACGATTTCGAGAAGTTCACGCAGAAGATCAGCAACGCGCAGTCGGAGCTCCCGTGCCCGACCTGCGGCAAGGTCGCGCCGCGGCGCATGTCGGCTGGTGGCGGCCTGCTCTTCAAGGGGTCGGGGTTCTACATCACCGACTACGGGAAGGACGGCAAGAAGGATCAGCGCGCGGCCACCAAGACCGAGGGGGCGGCGAGCCCGCCGACGCCGGCCGCGACGACGTCCGCGACCGCGAGCACGCCGGCACCCGCCGCCGCGCCCGCCCCGAGTTCGTCGAAGCCAGGCTCCGACGCGTGA
- a CDS encoding arginine--tRNA ligase, with amino-acid sequence MTGLDALRDALQRAAVAIGASADVQPNLERPRDPAHGDWATNVAMTLAKPLGKKPRDIADALIAALDTKAAGVAEATVAGPGFINFRLSTADLASGLGRILAAGTTYGTGQGGAGKTANVEFVSANPTGPLHVGHGRQAALGDSIASLLSSQGWQVTREFYYNDAGVQIANLAKSVQARLRERDGLPLEIPEGGYHGQYIAEIAERYAAEFPGDAKGDDLEQVRAVAVRELRKEQDLDLRAFGVKFDVYYLESSLYTDGLVEKTVGKLEKAGHTFEDDGALYLRTTEYGDDKDRVMRKRDGTFTYFVPDVAYHVTKFERGYSRAINVQGADHHGTTARVRAGLQALDMGVPQGYPEYVLHQMVTVMKGGEEVKISKRAGSYVTVRDLIDEVGRDAVRYFFLMRKGDSQLVFDVDLARSQSEENPVYYIQMAHARVCNIFRVGDIDPASVTGAGLDWSVLDTPEERELVKALLDWPALVANAAESLEPHRVANWLLETARMVHTWYHKCHVLGEPEPIMQARLALAKAARITIANGLGLLGISAPERM; translated from the coding sequence GTGACCGGCCTCGATGCCCTGCGCGACGCGCTCCAGCGCGCCGCGGTCGCCATCGGCGCGAGCGCGGACGTCCAGCCCAACCTCGAGCGTCCGCGCGATCCCGCGCACGGCGATTGGGCCACCAACGTCGCGATGACGCTCGCGAAGCCGCTCGGCAAGAAGCCGCGCGACATCGCCGACGCGCTGATCGCGGCGCTCGACACCAAGGCCGCGGGCGTCGCCGAGGCGACCGTCGCGGGACCGGGGTTCATCAACTTCCGACTGTCCACCGCCGATCTCGCGTCGGGACTCGGGCGCATCCTCGCCGCCGGTACGACGTACGGGACGGGCCAGGGTGGGGCGGGGAAGACCGCCAACGTCGAGTTCGTGTCGGCCAATCCCACCGGGCCGTTGCATGTGGGACATGGGCGCCAGGCGGCGCTCGGCGATTCCATCGCGTCGCTGCTCTCGTCGCAGGGCTGGCAGGTCACGCGCGAGTTCTACTACAACGACGCGGGCGTGCAGATCGCGAATCTGGCGAAGTCGGTGCAGGCTCGGTTGCGCGAGCGCGACGGCCTGCCGCTCGAGATCCCCGAGGGCGGCTATCACGGCCAGTACATCGCCGAGATCGCCGAGCGCTATGCGGCCGAGTTCCCGGGTGATGCCAAGGGCGACGACCTCGAGCAGGTGCGCGCGGTCGCGGTGCGCGAGTTGCGCAAGGAACAGGACCTCGACCTGCGCGCGTTCGGCGTGAAGTTCGACGTCTACTACCTCGAGAGCTCGCTGTACACCGATGGGCTCGTCGAGAAGACGGTCGGCAAGCTGGAGAAGGCCGGGCACACCTTCGAGGATGACGGCGCGCTCTACCTCCGCACCACCGAGTACGGCGACGACAAGGATCGCGTCATGCGCAAGCGCGACGGGACCTTCACCTACTTCGTGCCGGATGTCGCGTACCACGTGACCAAGTTCGAGCGGGGCTACTCCCGCGCGATCAACGTGCAGGGCGCCGACCACCACGGCACGACTGCGCGCGTGCGTGCCGGACTGCAGGCGCTCGACATGGGGGTGCCGCAAGGCTACCCCGAGTACGTGCTGCACCAGATGGTCACCGTCATGAAGGGCGGCGAGGAGGTGAAGATCTCCAAGCGTGCCGGCAGCTACGTCACGGTGCGCGATCTCATCGACGAAGTGGGTCGTGATGCGGTCCGCTACTTCTTCCTCATGCGGAAGGGTGACAGCCAGCTCGTGTTCGACGTGGACCTCGCGCGGTCGCAGAGCGAGGAGAATCCCGTCTACTATATCCAGATGGCGCATGCGCGCGTCTGCAACATCTTCCGCGTGGGCGACATCGACCCGGCGAGCGTGACGGGCGCCGGACTCGACTGGAGCGTGCTCGACACCCCCGAGGAGCGCGAACTGGTCAAGGCGCTGCTCGACTGGCCGGCGCTCGTCGCCAACGCTGCCGAGTCGCTCGAGCCGCACCGGGTCGCGAACTGGCTCCTCGAGACGGCACGCATGGTGCATACCTGGTATCACAAGTGCCACGTCCTCGGCGAACCCGAGCCGATCATGCAGGCGCGACTCGCGCTCGCGAAGGCGGCGCGGATCACGATCGCGAACGGGCTCGGACTCCTCGGCATCTCGGCGCCCGAGCGGATGTGA
- a CDS encoding bifunctional hydroxymethylpyrimidine kinase/phosphomethylpyrimidine kinase: MSVLVVGSVALDSVETPFGKADEVLGGSANYFSASASHQTAVQLVGVVGSDYPMAKLEPLKARGIDFAGLEQMEGESFRWRGRYRHDLNSAETLETRLGVFSHFKPKIPAQFTDAKYVFLANIDPRLQLEVLKQVKAPKLVACDTMNFWIESRRPDLLELLKHVDLITLNDGEARQLTECANLVQAARWIMDKGPRTVLIKKGEHGAFMFNKDAIFHAPAYPLESVFDPTGAGDSFAGGFMGWLARTDDISEANMRRAVIVGSAMGSFVVEGFSITRLLEVTRADIERRVADFHRLVSFDKALDA; this comes from the coding sequence ATGTCAGTTCTCGTCGTTGGCTCCGTCGCGCTCGATTCCGTCGAGACCCCGTTCGGCAAGGCCGACGAGGTCCTTGGCGGCTCGGCGAACTACTTCTCCGCGTCCGCGTCGCACCAGACCGCGGTGCAGCTCGTCGGCGTGGTCGGCAGCGACTACCCGATGGCCAAGCTCGAACCACTGAAGGCGCGCGGCATCGACTTCGCCGGCCTCGAGCAGATGGAGGGGGAATCGTTCCGCTGGCGCGGCCGGTACCGCCACGACCTGAACTCCGCCGAGACGCTCGAGACGCGCCTCGGCGTGTTCTCGCACTTCAAGCCGAAGATCCCGGCGCAGTTCACCGACGCCAAGTACGTCTTCCTCGCGAACATCGACCCGCGCCTCCAGCTCGAGGTGCTCAAGCAGGTCAAGGCGCCCAAGCTCGTCGCCTGCGACACGATGAACTTCTGGATCGAGTCGCGCCGCCCCGACCTCCTCGAGCTCCTCAAGCACGTCGACCTCATCACGCTCAACGACGGCGAGGCGCGGCAGCTCACCGAGTGCGCCAACCTCGTGCAGGCGGCGCGCTGGATCATGGACAAGGGACCGCGGACCGTTCTGATCAAGAAGGGCGAGCATGGCGCGTTCATGTTCAACAAGGACGCGATCTTCCACGCCCCCGCCTATCCGCTCGAGTCGGTGTTCGACCCGACCGGTGCCGGCGACTCGTTCGCGGGCGGCTTCATGGGCTGGCTCGCCCGGACCGATGACATCTCCGAGGCGAACATGCGCCGTGCGGTGATCGTCGGGTCGGCGATGGGGTCGTTCGTCGTCGAGGGGTTCTCGATCACGCGACTCCTCGAGGTCACCCGCGCCGACATCGAGCGCCGCGTCGCCGACTTCCACCGGCTCGTGAGCTTCGACAAGGCCCTCGACGCGTGA
- a CDS encoding phosphoribosylformylglycinamidine cyclo-ligase produces the protein MHDAKLTYASAGVDIDAAEDSKHRIKRLVESTFTAGARGAFGGFGGMFRVPEGMQKPLLVASADGVGTKIKIAIEADRHDTIGHCLVNHCVNDILVQGAKPLFFLDYVAFGKLIPAVVEGVVAGVSAGCRENGASLIGGETAEMPGVYTPPDYDLAGFIVGAVEEDQVITSAGVQDGDVLVGLESTGLHTNGYSLARRILADRLKLGVHDPFPEAGGKSVADVMLAVHRSYLPILGSVLGHIHAMAHITGGGIPGNLDRALPSHLDAVVEMRAWDIPSTFRVLEAAGGVDRAEMYRAFNMGVGMVVITDTAGAARIRDLASQAGVGNWIIGHTRPGSGRVHLV, from the coding sequence ATGCACGACGCCAAGTTGACCTACGCGAGCGCCGGCGTCGACATCGACGCGGCGGAGGACTCCAAGCACCGCATCAAGCGGCTGGTGGAGAGCACGTTCACGGCGGGCGCACGCGGGGCGTTCGGCGGGTTCGGCGGCATGTTCCGCGTCCCCGAGGGGATGCAGAAGCCGCTGCTCGTCGCCAGCGCCGACGGCGTCGGCACGAAGATCAAGATCGCCATCGAGGCCGACCGTCACGACACCATCGGGCACTGCCTGGTCAACCACTGCGTGAACGACATCCTCGTGCAGGGGGCCAAGCCGCTCTTCTTCCTCGACTACGTCGCGTTCGGGAAGCTCATCCCCGCCGTCGTCGAGGGCGTCGTGGCCGGCGTCTCCGCCGGCTGCCGCGAGAACGGGGCGTCGCTCATCGGCGGCGAGACCGCCGAGATGCCGGGCGTGTACACGCCGCCCGACTACGACCTCGCGGGCTTCATCGTCGGCGCGGTGGAGGAGGATCAGGTCATCACGAGCGCCGGCGTGCAGGATGGCGACGTGCTCGTGGGCCTCGAGAGCACCGGGTTGCACACCAACGGCTATTCGCTGGCGCGCCGCATCCTCGCCGACCGGCTCAAGCTGGGGGTCCACGATCCGTTCCCCGAGGCGGGAGGGAAGAGCGTGGCCGACGTGATGCTCGCCGTGCACCGGAGCTACCTCCCGATCCTCGGATCGGTCCTGGGTCACATCCACGCGATGGCGCACATCACCGGCGGGGGCATTCCCGGCAATCTCGACCGGGCGCTGCCGTCGCATCTCGATGCGGTCGTGGAGATGCGCGCGTGGGACATTCCGTCGACCTTCCGGGTACTGGAAGCGGCGGGCGGGGTCGACCGCGCGGAGATGTACCGTGCCTTCAACATGGGCGTCGGGATGGTTGTGATCACCGACACAGCGGGGGCCGCGCGGATCCGTGACCTTGCTTCGCAGGCCGGCGTCGGTAATTGGATCATCGGCCACACCCGTCCTGGATCGGGGCGGGTTCACCTCGTCTGA
- the ribD gene encoding bifunctional diaminohydroxyphosphoribosylaminopyrimidine deaminase/5-amino-6-(5-phosphoribosylamino)uracil reductase RibD produces the protein MRRALLLARRGWGRTAPNPMVGAVVVRDGVVVGEGWHDAFGGPHAEVAALAAAGERARGADVYVTLEPCAHHGKTPPCVDALIAAGVRRVIVAVPDPNPVASGGMARLRAAGIAVTDEVETAAAAELNAPFLFAQRDASRPFVTLKLAVSLDGGLAPGDRSQRWLTGVAARRHVHRLRANADAVAVGIGTAIADDPALTVRYGRRPRVAPVRVVFDQQARLARDAQLVRTARKVPTWVLADAPGRVAVDGLESSGVRVLDARGLNAQMATLRAEGIRHLLVEGGAGLAGALMNGGFVDRLIIFQAPVLLGAGALPAFGAVQPGSGAPEQWRVTERREFGDDLMTTYAPAGR, from the coding sequence ATGCGTCGCGCGCTGCTGCTCGCGCGACGCGGCTGGGGACGGACGGCGCCGAACCCCATGGTCGGCGCCGTCGTCGTTCGTGACGGGGTCGTGGTCGGCGAGGGGTGGCATGACGCGTTCGGCGGGCCGCACGCCGAGGTCGCGGCGCTCGCCGCAGCGGGGGAGCGCGCGCGGGGGGCGGACGTCTACGTCACCCTCGAACCCTGCGCCCATCACGGCAAGACGCCGCCCTGCGTCGACGCGCTCATCGCCGCGGGTGTCCGCCGCGTGATCGTCGCCGTGCCTGATCCAAATCCGGTCGCCAGTGGCGGCATGGCGAGGCTGCGCGCCGCCGGGATCGCCGTCACGGACGAGGTCGAGACCGCCGCTGCGGCGGAGCTCAACGCGCCGTTCCTCTTCGCGCAGCGCGACGCCAGCCGTCCCTTCGTCACGCTGAAGCTGGCGGTCTCACTCGACGGAGGCCTCGCCCCCGGCGACCGTTCACAACGCTGGCTCACTGGCGTCGCGGCACGCCGTCACGTGCACCGCCTGCGGGCCAACGCCGATGCGGTCGCCGTCGGCATCGGGACCGCGATCGCGGACGACCCCGCGCTCACCGTCCGATACGGGCGCCGCCCCCGGGTCGCGCCGGTCCGCGTGGTGTTCGACCAGCAGGCCAGGCTCGCGCGGGACGCGCAGCTGGTCCGGACCGCCCGCAAGGTGCCGACCTGGGTCCTCGCGGACGCGCCAGGCCGGGTCGCGGTCGACGGCCTCGAGTCGAGCGGGGTACGCGTCCTCGACGCCCGCGGGCTCAACGCTCAAATGGCGACCCTCCGGGCCGAGGGCATCCGGCACCTCCTGGTGGAGGGTGGGGCGGGGCTGGCCGGGGCCCTCATGAACGGTGGTTTCGTCGACCGCCTGATTATCTTTCAGGCGCCGGTCCTGCTCGGGGCCGGGGCGCTGCCCGCATTCGGGGCCGTGCAGCCGGGTTCGGGGGCGCCGGAGCAGTGGCGCGTCACGGAGCGTCGCGAGTTCGGCGACGACCTCATGACCACCTACGCCCCCGCCGGCCGCTGA
- a CDS encoding riboflavin synthase: protein MFTGLITAVGAVREVSSTDAGRELVIAAPYEGITLGESIACNGACLTVREYGPGWFRVAAVVTTLDRTTIGGWTLGTALNLERALAVGDRLGGHIVQGHVDGVGTVRAIARRDDAWLIDLEVPAEVDELLVPLGSIAVDGVSLTVNALPAPGVLQLSIIEHTLRHTTLGQLRPGDRVQLEADVLAKHLKRLAAPLLTTK, encoded by the coding sequence ATGTTCACCGGATTGATCACCGCAGTCGGGGCTGTGCGCGAGGTGTCCTCCACGGACGCCGGGCGGGAGCTCGTCATCGCGGCCCCCTACGAGGGCATCACGCTCGGGGAGAGCATCGCCTGCAACGGCGCCTGCCTCACCGTGCGCGAGTACGGCCCTGGCTGGTTCCGCGTCGCGGCGGTCGTCACCACGCTCGATCGCACGACCATCGGCGGATGGACCTTGGGCACGGCGCTCAACCTCGAGCGCGCCCTCGCCGTGGGCGACCGACTCGGCGGTCATATCGTGCAGGGGCACGTCGACGGCGTGGGCACGGTACGCGCGATCGCCCGACGCGACGACGCGTGGCTCATCGACCTCGAGGTCCCGGCCGAGGTCGACGAACTGCTCGTCCCCCTGGGCTCGATCGCCGTCGACGGCGTCAGTCTCACGGTGAACGCCCTCCCCGCGCCGGGCGTGCTCCAGCTCAGCATCATCGAACACACGCTCCGCCACACGACGCTCGGGCAGCTCCGGCCCGGCGATCGGGTGCAGCTCGAGGCGGACGTGCTCGCCAAGCATCTCAAGCGCCTCGCGGCGCCCCTTCTGACCACCAAGTGA